Below is a genomic region from Aquipuribacter hungaricus.
CCGCAGCACCCGGCCCAGCTCGACGAACAGCACCCAGAGGATGTAGACGAACGGGATCGTCGACAGGAAGCCCCAGACCATCTTGGTGACGACGTCGTCGCTGATCTCCCCGGGGTAGCCCAGGGCGATCATGAGCGCTGCCGCGGGGACGAGCTTGAGCAGCAGCGAGGTCTGCGTCTTCCGGGCCAGCGCCAGGACGACGATGGCCTCGAGCAGCAGCAGCGGCACCGTGATGAGCCAGTCGACGTAGCGGTAGGCGAGGTTGAACGACACGCCCTCCGCCAGCCGGTAGGCCCCGTCGCCGCCTACCGCGTCGGTGACGTAGGCCTCGGAGAAGTTGTCGAAGATCCGGAAGTAGTGGTACGCGGCGACGCCGCAGACCACGGCGGAGATGACGAGCGCGCCCCGGTACTTGGGGAGCACCTTGCGCAGGTTGAGCAGGAGGAACACCGCCGTGAACAGCTGGGCGACGATGACCAGCGACTGCATGTTGTAGACGGTGTCGAACTGGGCCTGACTGAGCTCTTCCACCATGCGTGGCTCCAGGGGTAGGTGGACCCGGGGGGCGTGGCGTTCCACGTCCTCGTGGCCCGTTGCGGGTCCAGC
It encodes:
- a CDS encoding bacteriorhodopsin-like, whose product is MVEELSQAQFDTVYNMQSLVIVAQLFTAVFLLLNLRKVLPKYRGALVISAVVCGVAAYHYFRIFDNFSEAYVTDAVGGDGAYRLAEGVSFNLAYRYVDWLITVPLLLLEAIVVLALARKTQTSLLLKLVPAAALMIALGYPGEISDDVVTKMVWGFLSTIPFVYILWVLFVELGRVLRGAPKEIAVTVRNLRLLLIATWGVYPIAYLFPILGIDGSNAFVAREIGYSVADILAKALFALVIFRIARLKSAYDDPEYALENDPTTMMLIEEVDGVRPTGVAHSATARTGEKERAAGR